A genomic region of Canis aureus isolate CA01 chromosome 16, VMU_Caureus_v.1.0, whole genome shotgun sequence contains the following coding sequences:
- the SLC16A3 gene encoding monocarboxylate transporter 4 gives MGGAVVDEGPTGIRAPDGGWGWAVLFGCFVITGFSYAFPKAVSVFFKELMREFGIGYSDTAWISSILLAMLYGTGPLCSVCVNRFGCRPVMLMGGLLASLGMVAASFCRSIIQLYLTTGVITGLGLALNFQPSLIMLNRYFNKRRPMANGLAAAGSPVFLCALSPLGQLLQDHYGWRGGFLILGGLLLNCCVCAALMRPLEAPVPGSGPVPQRPSRRLLDLSVFRDRGFLIYAVAASIMVLGLFVPPVFVVSYAKDLGVPDTQAAFLLTVLGFIDIFARPTAGFITGLKKVRPYSVYLFSFSMFFNGFTDLTGSTASDYGGLVVFCIFFGISYGMVGALQFEVLMAIVGTQKFSSAIGLVLLLEAIAVLIGPPSGGKLLDATHVYQYVFILAGAEVLTASLVLVLGNFLCIRKRPEVVAAVAEEEEQRHKPPADVRVDSREVEHFLKAEPEKNGEVIHTPETSV, from the exons ATGGGTGGTGCCGTGGTCGATGAGGGCCCCACAGGCATCAGGGCCCCTGACGGCGGCTGGGGCTGGGCCGTCCTCTTCGGCTGCTTCGTCATCACGGGCTTCTCCTACGCCTTCCCCAAGGCGGTCAGCGTCTTCTTCAAGGAACTCATGCGTGAGTTTGGTATCGGCTACAGTGACACGGCTTGGATCTCTTCCATCCTGCTGGCCATGTTGTATGGGACAG GCCCACTCTGCAGTGTGTGCGTGAACCGCTTTGGCTGCCGGCCTGTCATGCTCATGGGTGGCCTCTTGGCGTCCCTGGGCATGGTGGCCGCGTCCTTCTGCAGAAGCATCATCCAGCTCTACCTCACCACAGGGGTCATCACCG GCTTGGGCTTGGCGCTCAACTTCCAGCCGTCACTCATCATGCTCAACCGCTACTTTAACAAGAGGCGCCCCATGGCCAACGGGCTGGCGGCCGCGGGCAGCCCTGTGTTCCTGTGTGCCTTGTCCCCACTGGGGCAGCTGCTGCAGGACCACTATGGCTGGCGGGGCGGCTTCCTCATCTTGGGGGGCCTTCTGCTCAACTGCTGCGTGTGCGCCGCGCTCATGAGGCCCTTGGAGGCGCCGGTGCCCGGGTCGGGGCCCGTGCCCCAGCGGCCGTCCCGGCGGCTGCTGGACCTGAGCGTCTTCAGGGACCGTGGCTTCCTCATCTACGCAGTGGCCGCCTCCATCATGGTGCTGGGGCTCTTTGTGCCTCCCGTGTTTGTGGTGAGCTACGCCAAGGACCTGGGTGTGCCCGACACGCAGGCTGCCTTCCTGCTCACCGTGCTGGGCTTCATCGACATCTTCGCCCGGCCCACTGCTGGCTTCATCACGGGCCTTAAAAAGGTGCGGCCCTACTCTGTCTACCTCTTCAGCTTCTCCATGTTCTTCAATGGCTTCACGGACCTCACTGGGTCCACAGCCAGCGACTACGGAGGCCTGGTGGTCTTCTGCATCTTCTTCGGCATCTCCTACGGCATGGTGGGGGCCCTGCAGTTTGAGGTACTCATGGCGATCGTGGGCACCCAGAAGTTCTCGAGTGCCATCGGCCTTGTGCTGCTGCTGGAGGCCATCGCCGTGCTCATTGGGCCGCCATCGGgag GCAAGCTCTTGGATGCGACGCACGTCTACCAGTACGTGTTTATCCTGGCGGGGGCCGAGGTGCTGACCGCCTCCCTCGTGCTGGTGCTGGGCAACTTCTTGTGCATTAGGAAGAGGCCCGAGGTTGTGGCAGCGGtggcggaggaggaggagcagcgc